The following DNA comes from Burkholderia sp. HI2500.
ACCTGTTCCTGTCGGCCGGCTCGGGCGTCACGCCGCTGATGTCGATGAGCCGCGCGCACCATGATCTCGCGGAGGATCGCGACATCCTGTTCGTGCACAGCGCGCGCACGCCGGACGACATCATCTTCGCGCGCGAGCTCGACCTGATCGCGTCGAACCACACGAATTTCCGCACGTCGTTCGTCGTCGAGCGCGTCGGCGCCCGCACCAACTGGCCGGGCGTCACGGGCTTCCTGACGCTGCCGCTGCTGAAGCTGATCGCACCGGATTTCATGGAGCGCGAAATCTTCACGTGCGGCCCCGCGCCGTACATGAAGGCCGTGCGCGACCTGCTCGACGAAGCCGGCTTCGATCGCAAGCAGTATCACGAGGAAAGCTTCTCGTTCGAAACGCTTGCCGAAACCGCAAGCGACGAATTGCTCGCCGATCTCGCCCCGCTGGCCGACGGCGCCGACACCGACACCGCAACGAAGCAGTACACGGTCAGCTTCGCGAAGAGCAATCGCGAGATTTCGTGCGGCTCGGAGCAGCACGTGCTGGATGCGGCGCGCCAGTCGGGCGTGCGGCTGCCGGCCTCGTGCACGCAGGGCATGTGCGGCACCTGCAAGGTGAAGCTCGTGTCGGGGCAGGTTGAAATGAAGCACAACGGCGGCATCCGCCAGCGCGAGATCGACCAGGGGATGGTGCTGCTGTGCTGCAGCAAGCCGCTGTCGGATCTCGTGATCGACAAGTAGTCGCAACACGCCATCGGCTGCCCGGGCGCGTCGCGTCCGGACAAGCATCCGTCGGAAAACAACGATACCGCGGATTTGTGGTTGAAGAACCTAGAGAGGCAACGCGCACGGTGCGCATATCAAGGAGATCGACCATGAAGCTGTTCGGAAAACTGTTGTGGACCGGCGCACTGTCGGCCATGGTGGCGCTGAGCGCGTCCGCACTTGCCGATACGAAGCCCACGCTGAAGATCGGTTACGTCGAAGGCTGGGACGACAGCGTGGCGACGTCGAACGTCGCGGCGCGCGTGATCGAGAAGAAGCTCGGCTACGAAGTGAAGCTCGTGCCGGTCGCTGCCGGGATCATGTGGCAGGGCGTCGCGCGCGGTGATCTCGATGCGACGCTGTCCGCGTGGCTGCCGGTCACGCACGGCTCGTACTGGGATGAATACAAGGCCAAGGTCGTCGACCTCGGCGCGAATTTCCCGGATGCAAAGATCGGCCTGATCGTGCCCGCCTACGTGAAGGCGAAGAGCATCGACGACCTGAACGCGGAGAAGGGCAGCTTCGGCGGCCGGATCGTCGGCATCGATGCCGGTGCCGGCGTGATGCGCAAGACCGACGACGCGATCAAGAGCTACGGGCTGAACTACACGCTGATGCCGAGCTCGGGCAGCGCGATGACGGCCGAGCTGTCGCGTTCGGTCAATGCGAGCAAGCCGGTGATCGTGACGGGCTGGGCGCCGCACTGGATGTTCGCGAAGTGGAAGCTGCGCTTCCTCGAGGATCCGAAGAAGGTGTTCGGCGGCGCGGAGCACGTCGACAGCGTCGTGAATCCGGGGCTCGAAACGAAGGCGAAGCCGGTGGTCGCGTTCCTGAAGAAATTCCAGTGGAAGCCGGGTGAAATCGACAGCGTGATGCTGGCGATCCAGAACGGCTCGAAGCCGGAAGCAGCCGCCGATGCGTGGATTGCAGCCCATGCGGATCGCGTGAATGCATGGACGGAAGGCGTGCAGTAAGCCGGCAGTGAATCGCCTCGATAACTAGATGAAGAGACAGTCCGGGAAAGGTCGGTAGTAATGCGAAATAATTGCACTGCGACACGACCTTATCCCGGAATTATTTTTTTGATTCTGCAGAAAAGTGCGTAAGTTGTTACACTAGCGCCCTTGTGCGGAGTCATCACAGGAGGAATTGGATGAGTCAGGCAGGACTGCGTGCGAATCGCACCAGTGATGTTGAGGCAACCATCTCACATGATTCGCCGGGCCACACGCTGCATCGTGGCCTGACTTGGAAAGACGCTTTTTGGGTAACGAGCGGCGTGCCGGCAGGCGTGCTGTTCACGATCGGCGGCGTATGCGCGACGATCGGCCAGCCCGCGTGGGCGATCTGGATCGCCGCGATCACGATGGGGCTGGTTCAAAGCGCGACTTATGCGGAAATATCGGGGCTATTTCCCCATAAATCGGGCGGCGCGTCCGTATATGGCGCGATCGGCTGGGTCCGTTACAGCAAGCTGATTGCCCCGGTTTCCGTGTGGTGCAACTGGCTCGCGTGGTCGCCGATGCTCGCGCTCGGCTGCGGCCTCGCGGCGAGCTATGCGCTCACGAGTCTCTTTCCCGCCGATGCGGCGGTGCTGCACTGGCAGCTCAAGGTTGCGGACCTCGGGTTCATCAAGCCGGGTCTGTCCCTGCGGATCA
Coding sequences within:
- a CDS encoding hybrid-cluster NAD(P)-dependent oxidoreductase; translation: MMRDAANFEPTDSRVTRPAFWNALPERWTSDVEETLVCCHVRQETHDVKSFFFRSPQGRSFSFEPGQFLTLELDIDGETINRCYTISSSPARPHTVSITVKRVPGGKVSNWLHDNLQPGAAVRVLGPAGEFTCARHPARKYLFLSAGSGVTPLMSMSRAHHDLAEDRDILFVHSARTPDDIIFARELDLIASNHTNFRTSFVVERVGARTNWPGVTGFLTLPLLKLIAPDFMEREIFTCGPAPYMKAVRDLLDEAGFDRKQYHEESFSFETLAETASDELLADLAPLADGADTDTATKQYTVSFAKSNREISCGSEQHVLDAARQSGVRLPASCTQGMCGTCKVKLVSGQVEMKHNGGIRQREIDQGMVLLCCSKPLSDLVIDK
- a CDS encoding glycine betaine ABC transporter substrate-binding protein; the encoded protein is MKLFGKLLWTGALSAMVALSASALADTKPTLKIGYVEGWDDSVATSNVAARVIEKKLGYEVKLVPVAAGIMWQGVARGDLDATLSAWLPVTHGSYWDEYKAKVVDLGANFPDAKIGLIVPAYVKAKSIDDLNAEKGSFGGRIVGIDAGAGVMRKTDDAIKSYGLNYTLMPSSGSAMTAELSRSVNASKPVIVTGWAPHWMFAKWKLRFLEDPKKVFGGAEHVDSVVNPGLETKAKPVVAFLKKFQWKPGEIDSVMLAIQNGSKPEAAADAWIAAHADRVNAWTEGVQ